A window from Chryseobacterium vaccae encodes these proteins:
- a CDS encoding thermonuclease family protein encodes MRILFYAFLCFPFSLFSQTTAKVVGISDGDTITVLLDGNIQKKLRLAEVDCPENKQPFGKNAKQFTSDQIFAKKITFTEIKTDRYGRSIAKVYYDNGKYLSAEIIKAGYGWWYYTYSKDSLLGKMEKSARIRKVGLWQDKKAISPWDYRKKRREEALKKRLQKQAAEQSEKKRTKSLHNSSKQDNKPNQVIY; translated from the coding sequence ATGAGAATACTTTTCTATGCGTTTTTATGCTTTCCTTTTTCTCTTTTCTCACAGACGACGGCAAAGGTAGTTGGAATTTCAGATGGTGACACCATCACGGTTTTATTAGACGGAAACATTCAGAAGAAACTTCGGTTGGCAGAAGTAGACTGTCCGGAAAATAAGCAGCCATTTGGGAAAAATGCCAAACAATTCACCTCAGACCAGATTTTTGCTAAAAAAATCACTTTCACAGAAATCAAAACAGACCGATATGGACGTAGCATAGCCAAGGTATATTATGACAATGGAAAATACCTTTCCGCGGAAATTATTAAAGCAGGGTATGGATGGTGGTATTATACCTATTCCAAAGATAGTTTGCTCGGAAAAATGGAAAAATCGGCAAGAATCCGCAAGGTAGGTTTATGGCAGGATAAAAAAGCAATTTCTCCATGGGATTACCGTAAAAAAAGACGCGAAGAGGCTCTTAAAAAACGTCTGCAAAAACAAGCTGCAGAGCAATCTGAAAAGAAGAGGACAAAGTCATTGCACAATTCTTCAAAACAAGATAACAAACCAAATCAGGTAATTTATTAG
- a CDS encoding MFS transporter, with product MNSSEKAEKGSARFRYIKLCIFFSGLSVFAQLYLFQPMLPMVAEYFKTTAGDSSLLVSSSTIGMAVGLLFFAFKADSYSRKNLMVFSLISSALLTIISAWIPDLSFLIAAGFLKGFVVSGVSSVALAYLTEEVHASVVALAISMYLSGNTIGGMSGRILATILAGEFGWRNAVLIIGIESLLLGLVFWKLFPDSRFFNPQKMDYSLKVKQMKRFLTDPYMLRLYCIAALLMGAFVSVYNYLSFRLEGSPFYLNHFVIAFIFLMYIFGVFGTMITSRLSKRLDSSLILNGSILCMLAGAILLFSENIYIIIFGLGLFTLAFFAAHTMASQMTALRAKRGKSSATSIYWLFYYFGSSILGSGTGYLLHSFSWNFFIGVIIFAAAVSFLFASDNKYLRAK from the coding sequence ATGAATTCATCTGAAAAAGCAGAAAAAGGCAGTGCCCGTTTCCGGTATATAAAACTTTGTATTTTCTTTTCGGGACTTTCTGTATTTGCCCAGCTTTATCTTTTTCAGCCGATGCTTCCAATGGTTGCAGAATATTTTAAAACCACCGCCGGCGACAGTTCTCTTCTTGTTTCTTCCTCTACAATTGGGATGGCTGTAGGTTTGCTCTTTTTTGCTTTTAAAGCAGACTCTTATTCAAGAAAGAACCTGATGGTCTTTTCCCTGATCTCCTCTGCCCTGCTTACTATTATTTCTGCCTGGATTCCCGATCTGAGTTTTCTTATTGCCGCAGGATTTCTGAAAGGTTTTGTTGTGTCCGGAGTTTCTTCCGTTGCATTGGCCTATCTTACGGAAGAAGTTCATGCATCTGTGGTAGCTCTTGCCATTAGTATGTACCTCAGTGGAAATACAATCGGAGGTATGAGCGGAAGAATACTGGCAACTATTTTAGCGGGAGAATTCGGATGGCGGAATGCTGTACTGATCATAGGAATAGAAAGTTTACTTCTTGGATTGGTGTTTTGGAAGCTATTTCCTGATTCCAGATTTTTCAATCCTCAAAAAATGGATTATTCTCTAAAGGTAAAACAGATGAAACGGTTTCTTACAGATCCGTATATGCTGCGTTTGTACTGTATTGCTGCTTTGTTGATGGGTGCTTTTGTCAGTGTATACAATTACCTGAGCTTTAGATTAGAAGGCAGTCCGTTTTACCTTAATCATTTTGTGATTGCATTTATATTTTTAATGTATATTTTCGGGGTTTTCGGAACGATGATCACCAGCAGACTTTCAAAACGACTGGATTCTTCTCTTATTTTGAATGGTTCTATTCTATGCATGCTTGCAGGGGCGATACTGCTTTTCTCTGAGAATATTTATATTATTATTTTCGGTCTGGGGCTATTTACGCTCGCTTTCTTTGCTGCTCATACGATGGCCAGCCAGATGACAGCTCTGCGGGCAAAACGCGGAAAATCTTCTGCAACGTCTATTTACTGGCTTTTTTATTACTTCGGCTCCAGCATTCTGGGAAGCGGAACGGGATATCTTCTCCATTCTTTCTCCTGGAATTTTTTCATAGGGGTAATTATTTTTGCTGCAGCTGTTTCATTTCTATTCGCATCTGACAACAAGTATTTGAGAGCAAAATAA
- a CDS encoding response regulator transcription factor — protein sequence MNERILIADDHYVVRAGTALVLESAYPKLDIDFAENYEQVKEQLAVRHYDLLLLDIDMPGTQYKRMITELKDIQKSLKILVFSGYDKDVAIQYIREGAEGYLSKQSSEEEIREAVRSVIEKGYHYPAELIGLIIQNKKSNPVEKLSSREHEIFKLLADGYGNLEISNKLDIQMSTVSTYKKRIFKKLNISNIAELIKVHEMMH from the coding sequence ATGAATGAAAGAATTTTAATCGCTGATGATCATTATGTAGTAAGAGCCGGAACTGCTTTGGTACTGGAGTCTGCGTATCCCAAGCTTGACATTGATTTTGCAGAAAATTATGAACAGGTCAAGGAACAATTGGCCGTACGTCATTATGATTTGCTTCTGCTGGACATTGATATGCCCGGAACCCAGTACAAAAGGATGATCACTGAGCTTAAGGATATACAGAAAAGTCTTAAAATTCTTGTATTTTCCGGATATGATAAAGATGTTGCCATTCAGTACATCAGAGAAGGTGCTGAAGGTTATCTCAGTAAGCAAAGCAGCGAAGAAGAGATCCGGGAAGCCGTAAGGTCAGTCATAGAAAAAGGGTATCATTATCCTGCAGAGCTGATCGGCCTGATCATTCAGAATAAAAAAAGTAATCCTGTAGAGAAGCTGTCATCCCGTGAACATGAAATTTTCAAACTGCTGGCAGACGGATACGGAAATCTTGAAATTTCCAATAAACTAGACATTCAGATGTCTACGGTAAGTACCTATAAAAAAAGGATTTTCAAAAAGCTGAATATTTCTAATATTGCTGAACTGATCAAAGTTCATGAAATGATGCACTAA
- a CDS encoding helix-turn-helix domain-containing protein: MTKMKRSEEITSQYFAFLDKHILEVMNGVTPEFMELNEIAGQLAVSHTHLTDTIKKEKGRHPCYFYDEKIIDTAKTMLAGSDKSIAEIARILTYDPSNFSKFFKKMTGITPGDFRKINKNSVENSIG, translated from the coding sequence ATGACAAAAATGAAAAGAAGTGAAGAAATCACAAGCCAGTATTTTGCTTTTCTGGATAAGCATATCCTTGAGGTTATGAATGGCGTTACTCCTGAATTTATGGAACTCAATGAAATTGCAGGACAGCTCGCTGTTTCCCATACCCATCTTACCGATACCATAAAAAAAGAAAAAGGAAGGCATCCTTGCTACTTTTATGATGAAAAGATTATTGATACAGCCAAAACTATGCTTGCCGGTTCTGACAAATCTATTGCCGAGATTGCGAGAATTCTTACCTATGATCCGTCTAATTTTTCCAAGTTCTTTAAAAAAATGACAGGCATCACCCCTGGAGACTTTAGAAAAATAAATAAAAATTCAGTTGAAAATAGTATTGGATAA
- a CDS encoding aminotransferase class I/II-fold pyridoxal phosphate-dependent enzyme, producing the protein MSIDFTTATFKDFENIPDFNILQRAEAFSDFLDYMKSNGRMHYRLRNTTGTNATLNVSIADQNKQYVSFVSSDYLGFTQHPKVKKAAIEGIEEYGTGTGATPLIGGYFDYHYRLEKKIAEFFGREADEAVVFTTGYTANSAMLQCLMKGEDLAILDMAVHASVHEGCAFTNKKTFQHNNLEHLEHILKTSKDQYRTKLVVIDGVYSQDGDIAHVREIYDLVKKYNAFLMVDDVHGIGVLGKTGRGTLELTDMLDKVDIMTGTLSKTFGNLGGYVVANKKIVTFLKFQSRQQIFSATATPSSAGVIKAIELIDEEPEWREKLWNNINYFKKGLDDLGLDTGITCSAVVPVKIGDPHITGDVGRLLMENGIYTNPIIYPAVSRKDARIRMSVTARHEKEHLDRTLNVFEDINKKLHIAKK; encoded by the coding sequence ATGAGTATCGATTTTACTACAGCAACTTTTAAAGATTTTGAGAATATTCCTGACTTTAATATTCTTCAAAGAGCAGAAGCCTTCAGTGATTTCCTGGATTATATGAAATCCAACGGTCGTATGCACTACAGGCTTAGAAATACCACAGGAACCAATGCTACATTAAATGTAAGTATTGCAGATCAGAACAAGCAGTATGTAAGTTTTGTTTCCAGTGATTATTTAGGGTTTACACAACATCCGAAAGTAAAGAAGGCTGCCATTGAAGGAATTGAAGAATATGGGACAGGTACAGGAGCAACTCCTCTTATCGGTGGCTATTTTGATTATCATTACAGATTAGAAAAGAAAATTGCTGAATTTTTTGGAAGAGAAGCGGATGAAGCAGTAGTATTTACAACAGGGTATACAGCAAATAGTGCCATGTTGCAATGTCTTATGAAAGGAGAAGATCTTGCTATTTTAGATATGGCAGTACATGCCAGCGTACATGAAGGATGTGCATTTACCAATAAAAAGACATTTCAGCATAATAATCTGGAACATTTGGAACACATTTTGAAGACATCAAAAGATCAGTACCGTACAAAGCTTGTCGTAATCGATGGTGTCTATTCCCAGGATGGTGATATTGCACATGTCAGAGAAATTTATGATCTTGTGAAAAAATATAATGCCTTTCTAATGGTAGATGATGTTCATGGGATAGGAGTCTTGGGAAAAACCGGAAGAGGGACACTTGAACTGACAGATATGTTAGATAAAGTGGACATTATGACAGGAACTTTAAGTAAAACTTTCGGAAATCTGGGAGGATATGTGGTTGCAAATAAAAAAATTGTAACTTTCCTTAAATTCCAGTCACGCCAGCAGATATTTTCAGCAACCGCAACACCTTCTTCAGCAGGAGTGATCAAAGCTATTGAATTGATCGATGAAGAACCGGAATGGAGAGAAAAACTTTGGAATAATATTAATTATTTCAAAAAAGGACTGGATGATCTGGGATTAGATACAGGAATTACCTGCTCGGCAGTGGTCCCTGTAAAAATCGGAGATCCGCACATAACAGGAGATGTAGGACGACTGCTTATGGAAAACGGGATTTACACCAATCCTATTATATATCCTGCCGTGTCAAGAAAAGATGCACGTATCAGAATGAGCGTGACGGCAAGACACGAAAAAGAACACCTTGATAGAACTTTAAATGTATTTGAAGATATCAACAAAAAATTGCATATAGCAAAAAAATAA
- a CDS encoding TetR/AcrR family transcriptional regulator — protein sequence MPRKVVQGPIRDKEKTKQKLLAAVGKILRVKGYSGLKVSKIAAVAGFDKKLIYEYFGSTDKLIDEYIRSQDYWSKVNPENVDVDLSDGGKELTKKAVLAQFESLKKNKELQKIILWELSESKPILRKLVEQREEAGEILFENIIDPYFGDKALRTRAIMALLVSGAYYLNLYTGYNASKFCGIDLKSEEGRKAIEEAIVEVIDLSYQK from the coding sequence ATGCCTAGAAAAGTAGTGCAAGGTCCCATCAGGGATAAGGAGAAAACCAAACAGAAACTGCTTGCAGCAGTTGGTAAAATCTTGAGAGTAAAAGGATACTCAGGATTAAAAGTTAGTAAAATCGCTGCCGTAGCAGGATTTGATAAAAAACTCATCTATGAGTATTTTGGAAGTACAGATAAGCTTATCGATGAATATATCAGATCACAGGATTACTGGAGTAAAGTAAATCCGGAAAACGTAGATGTGGATCTTTCCGACGGAGGAAAAGAACTGACTAAAAAAGCTGTACTTGCTCAATTTGAAAGTCTTAAGAAAAACAAAGAACTACAGAAAATCATTCTTTGGGAACTTTCAGAAAGTAAGCCTATCCTTAGAAAACTGGTAGAACAACGCGAAGAAGCCGGAGAAATTCTGTTTGAAAATATTATTGATCCTTATTTTGGTGATAAAGCGCTCAGAACAAGAGCTATTATGGCATTGCTTGTTTCCGGAGCCTATTATCTGAACCTGTATACAGGGTACAATGCAAGCAAATTCTGTGGCATTGATCTGAAAAGTGAAGAAGGAAGAAAAGCTATTGAAGAGGCTATTGTTGAAGTGATTGATTTATCTTACCAGAAATAA
- the dnaX gene encoding DNA polymerase III subunit gamma/tau encodes MENFIVSARKYRPQQFDTVVGQSHITDTLEHAIEENQLAQALLFCGPRGVGKTTCARILARKINEKDGSVSEDGFAYNIYELDAASNNSVDDIRELIDQVRFAPQVGQYKVYIIDEVHMLSSAAFNAFLKTLEEPPAHAIFILATTEKHKIIPTILSRCQIYDFKRITIEDIQGHLRNIAQKESIQYEDDALYLIAQKADGALRDALSIFDRLSTFSQKNITLAKAAEVLNILDYDQYLNIVDLAKENKIPEVLFAFNEIVKRGFDPHIFIAGLGNHFRDLMMAQNASTIELIEVGERTKAKFVEQSQKWNAQQLIDGVEICNHADINYKNSKNPRLTVEIALMQLASLTAGSGDTKKKNS; translated from the coding sequence ATGGAAAATTTTATCGTATCTGCAAGAAAATACCGCCCGCAGCAGTTTGATACTGTGGTAGGGCAATCCCATATTACGGATACTTTAGAACATGCAATTGAAGAAAATCAGCTGGCTCAGGCTCTGCTTTTCTGCGGACCTCGTGGTGTAGGTAAAACTACTTGCGCCAGAATTCTGGCAAGAAAAATCAATGAAAAGGACGGCTCCGTTTCAGAAGACGGCTTTGCTTACAACATTTATGAACTGGACGCGGCATCCAACAACTCCGTGGATGATATCAGGGAACTGATAGACCAGGTACGTTTTGCCCCTCAGGTAGGACAGTACAAAGTTTATATCATAGATGAGGTGCACATGCTGTCTTCTGCAGCCTTCAATGCTTTCCTTAAAACACTGGAAGAACCGCCGGCACATGCTATTTTTATTTTGGCTACCACAGAAAAGCATAAAATAATTCCTACCATTTTGTCCCGCTGCCAGATCTATGATTTCAAAAGAATCACTATAGAGGATATCCAGGGCCATTTAAGAAATATTGCTCAGAAAGAAAGCATTCAGTATGAAGATGATGCTTTATATCTGATAGCCCAGAAAGCAGATGGTGCTTTAAGGGATGCACTTTCCATTTTCGATAGGCTCTCAACCTTTTCCCAAAAGAATATTACCCTGGCCAAAGCAGCCGAGGTTCTTAATATTCTGGATTACGATCAGTATTTAAATATAGTAGACCTCGCCAAAGAAAATAAAATCCCGGAAGTCCTTTTTGCATTTAATGAAATTGTAAAAAGAGGTTTTGATCCTCATATTTTTATAGCCGGCTTAGGCAACCATTTCAGGGACCTTATGATGGCTCAGAACGCTTCCACCATCGAGTTGATTGAAGTGGGAGAGAGGACGAAGGCTAAATTTGTTGAGCAAAGCCAGAAATGGAATGCCCAACAGCTGATAGACGGTGTTGAGATCTGCAACCATGCGGATATTAATTATAAAAATTCCAAAAACCCTAGACTTACAGTTGAAATTGCACTGATGCAGCTGGCTTCTCTGACCGCTGGTTCAGGCGATACTAAAAAAAAAAATTCCTGA
- a CDS encoding chorismate mutase: MNLKDVKNEWINGLSQPLMIAGPCSAESEAQMLETAKRIRETNAQVPIFRAGIWKPRTKPNGFEGVGVIGLNWLKKVKEEYGFKTATEVANAHHVFAALEADVDVLWIGARSTVNPFTVQEIAMALRGTDKPVFVKNPVNPDLALWIGALERLLGQDIKNLGVIHRGFSTYQKTKYRNNPNWQIALDFKSQFPNIPMLIDPSHICGNRTGLADITQEALNVGYQGAIIETHCNPDEAWSDASQQITPEVLAELIGNLKVRNSGLAGFDNEMGRHRTLISDLDFQLIELLSQRMKISEKIGKLKKENDIAIFQPERWKVITEYATQKAKETGMSQEFIEKVFKAIHEESIEVQNNIMIDRA; the protein is encoded by the coding sequence ATGAATTTAAAAGATGTAAAAAACGAGTGGATCAACGGGCTCTCACAGCCATTGATGATTGCTGGGCCATGCAGTGCGGAAAGTGAAGCCCAGATGCTTGAAACGGCTAAAAGAATAAGAGAAACCAATGCCCAGGTACCTATATTCCGTGCAGGAATCTGGAAGCCGCGTACCAAACCAAACGGTTTCGAGGGAGTAGGAGTTATTGGTCTTAACTGGCTGAAAAAAGTGAAAGAGGAATACGGTTTCAAAACGGCTACAGAGGTGGCCAATGCCCACCACGTATTTGCAGCTTTGGAAGCAGATGTAGACGTTCTTTGGATTGGGGCACGTTCAACTGTAAATCCATTTACGGTTCAGGAAATTGCAATGGCTTTAAGAGGAACAGACAAACCTGTATTCGTTAAAAACCCGGTAAACCCGGATCTGGCCCTATGGATTGGTGCGTTAGAAAGACTTCTCGGACAGGATATTAAAAACCTAGGCGTAATTCACAGAGGGTTTTCAACGTACCAGAAAACAAAATACAGAAACAACCCGAACTGGCAGATTGCATTAGATTTCAAAAGTCAGTTTCCCAACATTCCGATGCTGATCGATCCGTCCCATATCTGCGGAAACAGAACAGGACTTGCCGATATTACACAGGAAGCACTTAACGTAGGATACCAGGGGGCTATTATTGAGACCCACTGCAACCCGGATGAAGCCTGGAGTGATGCGTCACAGCAGATTACTCCTGAAGTACTGGCGGAACTTATCGGAAACCTGAAAGTAAGAAATTCAGGACTTGCCGGTTTTGATAATGAAATGGGAAGACACAGAACTTTAATTTCTGATCTTGATTTTCAACTGATTGAGCTTCTTTCCCAAAGAATGAAGATTTCCGAGAAAATAGGTAAGCTTAAAAAAGAAAATGATATCGCGATCTTCCAGCCGGAAAGATGGAAGGTGATCACGGAATACGCTACTCAGAAAGCTAAAGAAACAGGGATGTCTCAGGAATTTATTGAGAAGGTATTTAAAGCCATTCATGAGGAATCTATTGAAGTACAGAATAATATCATGATCGACAGAGCATAA
- the rsgA gene encoding ribosome small subunit-dependent GTPase A — MKGKIIKSTGSWYQVLELETEKIFEARIRGKFKLIKTRLTNPLAVGDFVEFQLEKDDIAWITKIEPRRNYLIRKSVNLSKEAHIIASNIDLACFIFTLKHPETSLGFLDRFLACCEAYNITPLILFNKIDVLNEDEIELVKDIEFLYQEIGYETLEISSYSKLNLELLQDLLKDKTSVFFGHSGCGKSTLVNALQPGLNLKTSEISDSQLKGKHTTTFAQMHFWHFGGNVIDTPGVREFAMIDIEKEEVQHYFPEIFKKREECKFHNCLHINEPKCAVLASLETGEIQHSRYSTYIKLMDEAEEASQK, encoded by the coding sequence ATGAAAGGAAAAATCATTAAATCAACAGGCAGCTGGTACCAGGTTCTGGAGCTTGAAACAGAAAAAATTTTCGAAGCCAGGATCAGGGGAAAATTCAAACTGATCAAAACAAGACTCACCAACCCGCTTGCTGTAGGAGATTTTGTAGAATTTCAGCTGGAGAAAGATGATATTGCATGGATTACTAAAATAGAACCGAGAAGAAATTATCTGATCAGGAAATCCGTAAACCTTTCAAAAGAGGCTCACATCATTGCATCCAATATAGATTTAGCCTGTTTTATTTTTACATTAAAACATCCGGAAACCTCATTAGGATTCCTCGATCGTTTTCTGGCATGCTGCGAAGCATATAACATTACCCCATTAATTCTGTTCAATAAAATTGACGTTTTAAATGAAGATGAAATTGAATTAGTGAAGGACATTGAATTTTTGTATCAGGAAATTGGCTATGAGACTTTAGAAATTTCTTCCTATTCCAAATTGAACCTTGAATTACTTCAGGATCTTCTTAAAGATAAAACCTCCGTATTTTTCGGGCATTCCGGCTGTGGAAAATCTACATTGGTGAATGCACTTCAGCCCGGGTTGAATTTAAAGACATCTGAAATTTCAGACTCTCAGCTTAAAGGAAAACACACCACAACTTTTGCCCAGATGCACTTCTGGCATTTTGGAGGAAACGTTATCGATACCCCCGGTGTACGTGAATTTGCGATGATTGACATTGAAAAAGAAGAAGTTCAGCATTACTTCCCGGAAATTTTCAAAAAAAGGGAAGAGTGTAAGTTTCATAACTGCCTGCACATTAATGAACCTAAATGTGCTGTTTTAGCTTCTCTCGAAACCGGAGAAATCCAACATTCCCGCTATTCTACTTATATAAAATTGATGGATGAGGCTGAGGAGGCTTCCCAAAAATAA
- a CDS encoding nucleoside-diphosphate kinase, with protein MSNITFTMIKPDAVADGHIGAILGKIAEGGFKIKALKLTQLTVADAKKFYEVHAERPFYGELVEFMSSGPIVAAVLEKDNAVEDFRILIGSTNPAEAAEGTIRKMFARSIGENAVHGSDSNENALIEAQFHFSGREIF; from the coding sequence ATGTCTAACATTACATTCACTATGATTAAGCCTGATGCAGTAGCAGACGGACATATCGGTGCTATATTAGGGAAGATTGCAGAAGGAGGTTTCAAAATTAAAGCTTTAAAATTAACTCAGCTTACTGTAGCTGACGCTAAAAAATTCTATGAAGTACATGCTGAAAGACCATTTTATGGTGAGCTTGTAGAATTCATGAGCTCTGGTCCAATCGTTGCAGCTGTTCTTGAAAAAGATAACGCTGTTGAAGATTTCAGAATATTAATCGGATCTACTAATCCTGCAGAAGCTGCAGAAGGAACAATCAGAAAAATGTTTGCAAGAAGCATCGGAGAAAATGCAGTTCATGGTTCAGATTCTAACGAAAATGCGTTGATCGAAGCTCAGTTCCATTTTTCAGGAAGAGAAATTTTCTAA
- a CDS encoding alpha-L-fucosidase — MKKRITGVVFLGLMLSACHFNAQSESDGLKKMEWFRNAKLGIFIHWGIYSVDGISESWSFFNNYINHENYMKQLNGFSASGYKPEEWVRMIQESGAKYAVITSKHHDGISLWNSKAEKAITIPHQSAAKKDVLTPFVAALKKSGLKTGIYFSLPDWSHPYYDVNTRTKKRYDIKNDPKRWDKFVSYYQTQLNELSQQYKPDLLWFDGDWEHSSGEWKAPQTLALLKKYNSDIIINSRLNNHGDYETPEQGIPVAAPQSSYWELCYTMNDSWGYQPFDSHYKTPNMIVRTLADVISMGGNLLLDIGPKSDGTIPEEQTEILKNLGRWTTKNKDAIYGTRQGIPFEHYKGKSAFSEDEKSIFLYLEEAKDFVKMYGLASKPSVIKVVGDKNSQVNFHFTNDTTMMIDLSKVKFDQDVTTVQLIFSEKPTLLNHFEKDTFSVKDILENKDAKTAVYDLANLIHNGSNIMDHSGLTNDGLEMTLPKTPKTNPETLKWISKHAEALFETGKGLPGGHYSGMSALSKDRQTIYLFVEGTPTGPVALKGIKNNIARIRIAGEGSILDHKIYNKLYWSETPGIIYIDIPKERFDKSMTVLAILLDKPVDLHREKVEAIENNL; from the coding sequence ATGAAAAAGAGGATAACAGGAGTTGTTTTTTTAGGATTGATGCTATCAGCATGCCATTTCAATGCTCAGTCTGAATCAGATGGTCTAAAAAAAATGGAATGGTTCAGAAATGCCAAACTTGGTATTTTTATCCATTGGGGTATTTATTCAGTTGATGGTATCTCCGAGTCCTGGTCTTTTTTTAATAATTATATCAATCATGAAAATTATATGAAACAGCTTAACGGCTTTTCAGCCTCGGGTTACAAGCCGGAGGAATGGGTTCGCATGATCCAGGAATCAGGAGCAAAATATGCCGTTATTACCTCCAAACATCATGATGGTATTTCTTTATGGAATTCTAAAGCTGAGAAGGCTATCACGATTCCTCATCAGTCTGCAGCCAAAAAAGACGTCTTAACTCCTTTTGTTGCCGCGTTAAAAAAATCAGGACTCAAAACCGGGATCTATTTTTCTCTTCCAGACTGGAGCCATCCATATTATGACGTCAATACCCGTACAAAAAAGCGTTATGATATCAAAAACGACCCTAAAAGATGGGATAAGTTTGTTTCTTATTACCAAACTCAGCTGAATGAACTGTCACAACAGTACAAGCCTGATTTATTATGGTTTGACGGCGATTGGGAGCACTCTTCCGGAGAATGGAAAGCTCCGCAGACCTTAGCCCTTTTAAAGAAGTATAATTCTGATATTATTATTAATTCAAGGCTCAACAATCATGGTGATTATGAAACTCCGGAACAGGGAATTCCCGTTGCAGCTCCCCAAAGCTCTTATTGGGAGCTTTGCTATACGATGAATGATTCATGGGGATACCAGCCGTTCGACAGTCATTATAAAACACCTAATATGATTGTCCGAACCTTAGCAGACGTGATCAGCATGGGAGGTAATCTCCTTCTGGATATCGGGCCGAAATCTGATGGAACCATTCCTGAAGAACAAACCGAAATTTTAAAAAATCTCGGAAGATGGACTACAAAAAATAAAGACGCTATATACGGCACCAGGCAAGGCATTCCTTTTGAGCATTATAAAGGAAAATCTGCATTTTCTGAAGATGAAAAATCTATATTTCTTTATCTGGAAGAGGCTAAAGATTTTGTAAAAATGTATGGCCTGGCCAGTAAACCATCGGTTATAAAAGTCGTAGGGGATAAAAATTCTCAGGTAAATTTCCACTTTACTAACGATACAACGATGATGATTGATCTGTCTAAGGTAAAATTTGATCAGGACGTGACAACGGTTCAGCTTATTTTTAGTGAAAAGCCTACTCTTCTTAATCATTTTGAAAAGGACACTTTCTCTGTTAAGGATATTCTGGAAAACAAAGATGCCAAAACTGCGGTGTATGATCTTGCCAATCTTATTCATAATGGCAGCAATATTATGGATCATTCAGGGCTGACCAATGACGGACTCGAAATGACTCTTCCCAAAACTCCCAAAACCAATCCTGAAACTCTGAAATGGATCAGTAAACATGCAGAAGCGCTTTTTGAAACCGGAAAAGGGCTTCCTGGCGGACATTACTCAGGGATGAGTGCTCTTTCAAAAGACAGACAGACCATTTATCTGTTTGTAGAAGGAACGCCTACCGGTCCTGTTGCCTTAAAAGGAATCAAAAATAATATTGCCAGAATCAGGATAGCCGGTGAAGGCAGTATTCTGGATCATAAAATATACAATAAGCTGTACTGGAGTGAAACACCAGGGATCATTTATATTGATATTCCGAAAGAAAGGTTTGACAAAAGTATGACTGTTCTTGCCATCCTGCTTGATAAACCCGTTGACCTGCATAGGGAGAAGGTGGAAGCTATTGAAAACAACCTGTAA
- the chrA gene encoding MNIO class RiPP chryseobasin precursor ChrA: MKIPMIVMAGLLAVGVSAQTTKPVKKINKPVKKIKKAEAPKPVKAAEPKVIVKKDTLLKRGGYCPACGMG; this comes from the coding sequence ATGAAAATTCCAATGATAGTAATGGCGGGTTTATTAGCTGTGGGGGTATCTGCACAGACAACAAAACCAGTGAAAAAAATAAACAAGCCAGTTAAGAAAATTAAAAAAGCAGAAGCACCAAAACCGGTAAAAGCTGCCGAACCTAAAGTAATTGTAAAGAAAGATACTCTTCTTAAAAGAGGAGGATACTGCCCGGCCTGCGGAATGGGATAA